CTTTTGAGACCTGCTTAGCATGAATACTCCTAGATGGCAAAATAAAACCAGATCAAACATAGCTCTCATCCAAACTTCCAAAAACTTTATACCTCTTTAGTCCATTAAGATGGTAGGAGGTAACTGTAACAACCATGTCTTGAACTCTTAGTGGATACCATACTAACACAACATAAATTGATGTAACAACTTAATTAAACGCAAATACTGAAGCAGAGCAAAATATATAACCACATGAACAGATTGAGCATAGAAAAGTACATTTTCCCCCAAATCCTAATTTTTATAGTATCTCTCTCCCTCCACACTAAAAGGATGTACTAGCTGCTAAGTGTAGCTCTTCAAGGAAAGACAAAGCAGGGAACAGAGACATGTGCCAGTGTCATAAGGTCAAGGTCAACGACTGTCTGTAGATTCCAACAGAACGATTACCACAAGCAACAGCTAAAACTAGAAAATCTAAAACAGATGAAGAACTTTAAATGATGGCGGAAAATGAGCGCCTCTCAAACTAAAATGTGGCTAGCCTCGTGATCACATGTCACTATTGTcacctataattattttttcagTGCGACATTTCCACTTGATAGATTGTGATAGCAGACAAAACATACTTACACAGTTGTAAAGGCATTAggtataattaaaacataaagaatCAAAGGTTAAGAAGATTTTATCAATagatgttaatattattataccgTTAGAAATAGAGTCCCAGCCATGATAATCTCATTCTTGGACATCGGCCCCATCTTCTCCAGTTTCTCCCTAGCAAGCTTTGGCGCGTCGGGACTAGTTTTCACCGTTGGTGGATAAATAACATACAAAATCAATGGCACAACAAGCAACGAAACTAAACCCGGCACGAATGCCGCCTTAGCCCAATCCATCCACCCGATCTGCTGTTTAATGGTATTGAAAGCTAAATTAGCACTTAATGGATTCGCCGCCATTGCAGTTAAAAACATCGAAGAAGAAATAACGGAAGTTTGGAAACATGTCAGCATTAACCAAGATCCTAATCTATTTTCCGTTCCGTCACCCACGTTGCTGCCACACGCGGCGCAGAGAGATTTGACTAGAGGGAGGAAAATTCCTCCAGCGCGTGCGGATACGGATGGAATTGCCGGCGCTAATAAAGCTTCGCTGAAGACTAAGCTGTAGCCTAAACCTAATGAGGAAGATCCGAATAAGGAAACGAATTGGTAAGCGATTCGATTACCAAGTCCAGTCTTGATGAAACCCCGAGCGAAGAAGAAGGCGAGAGCGATTAGCCAAGGAATGGGATCGCCAAAAGCGGAGAAGGCAGCGGAAAAGGTTAGGGTTTTGGTGAGGACGGAAGCGCCTAGTCCAAGTAAAGCCACAGCTCCGAGTGGTAATGGTTGAGTGATGATGCCGACGATTGTGGCGAGGAAAATGGAAAGTAACTGCCAGGCGTTACGAGAGACACCGGATGGGACGGGAAGGAACCAGAGAATGACACCTGTAGCAATCGAGGCTATCAATGGCTTTAATGCTGCACCTTGCCATGGTTGCTGGGACGGCGGAGTTACGGCGGCTGGAGTTGATGCCGCCGCTTTGACAGTTAATTTGCTGTGTCTTTTCTGGATTCTATTGTTCGTTATGACTGGAGTGAGACTTAACTGTTTAATGAAGCTGGAATTATGTGAAGTGGACTTTGGGAGAAACGGAGGGGAAAAGACCGGGTTTGGACATGATCTGGAAGAGAAAGCAAGTGATTTGATACGTGAGTAACCGAGGGGGCAGGAGGAGGTGAGTGCGACGGAGGCCATTTAAGACGGTTGCGTCGACGGCGGAGAAACGAGAAATGGTGGAACTGAGTGAAGGAAGGCGGAGATTATATTTAAAAGGGTAAATGATGGGAGAGGGTTAACGCTGGCCGTTTGATTTTGATCAAACGGTGGGTGTGGAGGTTTGGAATTTATGGTTGGCTATTGAGATGTGaactttatatattattatattatatgatagaGAAAACAGAGTGAGCATCGATGAGGTTGTCGTGGTCTACAAGAGATTTCATTTGGGAGAGGTTGGGATTTCCGTCCAAATTTTTCTATGGTTTGGCGACCGGCCACATGTATAACATTCGCCCACGTGCCTTCTGATTATTGGATAGTATTGTACTCCCAGTGACGTGGTAGGTGGCCCAATGGGAATAAACGATTCCACGTGGCGGGCTATGACTGGATAAGGAGCTCTGAGAGGGAAATCCGGAAAGGAAGAGTGATTTCTGTTTCGGGTGACTGACACCACTGACACAGAAAGTGGGAGTTAATTTATGTTGTGGTATTTGGATGCATGAGGCTATGGGGGACCAAAAGGGCGGAGGGAAATGACAAGGATGTCCTGAAGGGCCCGGTGAGTAGCGAATATGAGCCGCAGAAATGCATGTGCAGTGATACTAGAtgcgaaatatataataagatttaTTAGATTTCAAAGCAGAGAAGAAGTAAACGATGAGCATGTGATGTTAGTAGGTGCGGTGGGTAGTGGGGCCCCGTTGCCCTCCCAAGTTCGGTTATATATTATGTTCCGATTTTCCCAAAGGTGATTCAGCCACGAATTAGTGGAGATTACTTAATCCCACCAAAATACGATTAAAAACAATTCAATCAGTGGTTgaaacttgaaaataataagtatatatataattttttaataatttatctgATTTAAATCGATTGAACCAATTAAACTTAGAGCAATTGATTTGAATAGTTTAACTAATCAATtcactttcaaaaatattaattttctaaCCATTGTTACTTATGACTAGTTTAGCATTACTTTTGAGAATTACTTTTAAAATGTGTTATGGAAAAGTAATTTTgagaagtatttttaaaaattttggtttaagatttaagtattagtattgctgtcaaaaagtgtttttgagaaataaaatgtctatttagACATGgtattataaagtaataaatatgcatttaaataatgttcaaattagttaatattgtgatatcttagtaagaatataaaaaataattattataatttgttgttaatattttaatatataaagtataaattttaaatatttttaaaaaatttaatattaattattcataaaatttaattccaatatataaactatattttaaataataaaatataaccaataaaaatttaaaaatataatattatatataataaattttaataggaaaataattacatataaaatataaatattatataaaatatattataatagttaaaacTGTCATTTAGTCCAAAAGCACTTTTGTGAATAGCAAAAGCTAAGGAAAACTCTTTTGCTTTTAGATTCAAAAGCACTTTTAACTCCAAAAGTTATTTGTTAGATTCAAAAGCACTTCTTAtttaaaaagtgcttttgaccccaaaaatacatttaaaaagtAATGTTAAATAAAGCGTTAGAGAAACGAATACATATACAATACTAGTCATTTTGAAAATACTT
This window of the Gossypium hirsutum isolate 1008001.06 chromosome A09, Gossypium_hirsutum_v2.1, whole genome shotgun sequence genome carries:
- the LOC107889338 gene encoding dicarboxylate transporter 1, chloroplastic, which translates into the protein MASVALTSSCPLGYSRIKSLAFSSRSCPNPVFSPPFLPKSTSHNSSFIKQLSLTPVITNNRIQKRHSKLTVKAAASTPAAVTPPSQQPWQGAALKPLIASIATGVILWFLPVPSGVSRNAWQLLSIFLATIVGIITQPLPLGAVALLGLGASVLTKTLTFSAAFSAFGDPIPWLIALAFFFARGFIKTGLGNRIAYQFVSLFGSSSLGLGYSLVFSEALLAPAIPSVSARAGGIFLPLVKSLCAACGSNVGDGTENRLGSWLMLTCFQTSVISSSMFLTAMAANPLSANLAFNTIKQQIGWMDWAKAAFVPGLVSLLVVPLILYVIYPPTVKTSPDAPKLAREKLEKMGPMSKNEIIMAGTLFLTVGLWIFGGALNVDAVTAAILGLSVLLVTGVVTWKECLAESVAWDTLTWFAALIAMAGYLNKYGLISWFSQTVVKVVGGLGLSWQMSFGILVLLYFYSHYFFASGAAHIGAMFTAFLSVASALGTPSYLGALVLSFLSNLMGGITHYGIGSAPVFYGAGYVPLAKWWGYGFLISVVNIIIWLGVGGIWWKAIGLW